The genome window TGCTATGAGCAGCAGACTGGATCCTCTTCCTGATGAGCTGGAAAACTTGGATATAAGTTCTTTTCGAGCACCTGAAGATTTGTTAGATGGGTGTCGGGTAGGTTTAACAATGTATACTTTGAAATGTTTGGTCTTAACCCTCTGGAAGCAACCAGGTTGGTTGCCTGCTTGCAACAGGAAGCACTGGCAATTGCTGCTTGAGTAAATTGTTTCATGGTCAGTAGCAAATGCCAAATTTATTTTGTGTCCACATGCTGTAATGTGCTTGTGCGtctatgtatatatgtgtgtatgtgtataattgtattaaatatgtagtataaatataaaattacatatttatagACATATATTTAAGTACTATAGGTTCTGGAATTGGTGTGTGGTTTTGGGTGGGGTTGGTTTTGGCTGTATGACTTTGGCTGGGGGTTCATTCCATTAGTAAATATTGATGTTTTGCTAGATTAATTTGCAAAGATAAATTAATCCAGTTATAAATACTTAAgtttttgctgcttctcagaaGCTGCACCACTAGCTCTGCACCACTAGAACACAGGTTCTACATCAGTCAGAACAAATTATACCAAAATATcctactttggtttttttcttcttttttacttttttcttttttaagccttttttatgttgttctgctctttttctaGATCTATCTGTGTGGCTTCAGTGGCAGGAAGTTGGACAAGATGAGAAGGCTTATTAATTGCGGCGGTGGTGTTCGATTTAATCAACTTAATGAAGATGTTACCCATGtcattttgggggaaaataatGATGAGCTGCAACACTTTTTGAACAAGACAGCTCACAGGTTGTGATAACTGTATTGCTTAAGGTCTActtctgccttgttttctttctcctaccACCTTGTAAACAGGAAAACAAGTATTGATTTGGAGATCCTAAATAGTTCTTGACTTAAATTAGAAGACTTACAGCCAGTATTCATAAGTACATCCTCATGTGCTCTTGAATACTGTAGTTCTTTGAGTAGCCATGAGTCACTTCAGTGAATAGGAAAACAAGTATTCTTCTTGGTGAAAAGAGGTGTTAACTTGCATTTGTTAATATATTGAGGAGGAAGGATTTGGCAGCAGTGGCAGATATAATTTACATTATAGAAAATAAGTATGAAATTCTCTATTCTGAGACTGAAAGAACTAAACAAAATCTTCAGGCTTGTAAAGTGCCCAAAGTTTGCGTAGTGTTGGAGTTGCAGAGTTCAGGTGTGTGTATATACTACTATTTGCAGAGTGGGATGGAAGAATCACAGTTCGGGAACCTTCTGTAACGTATTTGTATAACGCTTTATTTTATAGGCCTCATGTCGTGACAGCAAAATGGTTGCTGGAGTCATTTAGCAAAGGTTATCTGCGTCCAGTGGAGCAATATATCCCTCTAAACTACCAGCTGCCAGAGAACCCAATTTTGGAACAACCTGGAATGAAGTCAATTCTTCCCAAAAATAACAGTCTCTTGAAGAAAGAAGCTGTGAATGTTATAAAGCACCAGAAGGCTGCTGACGATGACTTCCTCTCTCAATATATAAATAATGATTCTACATTAGGTATGTTCTAGGCTCAGCATACCACAGAAAGTTTAATTGCTCATAATTAGCATTTGAGCTTTGTGGCATTTGCTTATTAAAAAGCTAGCCACATCTTGCATGTTAACTTCTATATTGTGTTTTAGAAATCAAATTTAAACAGGCCTTATAGAGCAGTTCTTAATTAAAACCTGGCTGAAAACAGCAGAATACTGTAATTTCTTCATGAAACTGTTTTGAGTTGTCTTTGATGTTCTTGTCAGGCAATTGCTGTTGTTGGTtattttttggtgggttttttttttcctttcagatgaagTTGAAAAACTAACATCCGTAACCATCAGTGATGTTACTCACTTGACTGTTCAAGGAGAGAATCAATCTTCCATCTGTAATGGTTCTTTACGAGAGTCTTCTGCACTGTCTGAAGGAGGCTTATTTGTCaaaaagagatttcttctttTGGGTTTTAGTGAAGAGGACGAGTCCTGCATTACAGATATTATAGTGGAGAATGCTGGGAAAATTCTGCCACTGCAAAGCAGAACCATTGCAGATTATGCTGTGGTACCTTTACTGGGGTGCACAGTGAAGCCGACTGTTGGTGATGTTGTCACAAATACATGGCTGGTAAGGGAGTTAGACTTTCAGTTTCGTGAGTAAACAGGTATCTATATTAGAAATATGTCTTGTCAGACTGCAGGGATATCGGTGGCTTAAATGTGAGTAAGGTACTGAAAGATTAGCCTCGTTTAATTTGAAATGTACTAAATGGGCTTTAAAGCCTGTGCGTCTGTAAGTTGTCTTTTATCTGTTTCGCTTAATTTTCTACGTGCTTGTTAAATAAGACTTTGTTGTCATGACTCAAAGGCTTCTTATATGAGAGTCTGACAGCATTTTCTCTAAATAATGAATTGTAGAAGGAGCTAGTTGACTAATACTGATTTCGTTTGATATCTTTGTGTTTACTTGTCTCAtgctttttatagcttttttaGTTGTAGCAGAAGAGCAAACTACTTTAAGGGAGCCTTCAGAGTTGGAAGAGTAGTAACTGAAAGGTTCTGAATAATGCCTCAGTGTGTCAAAcctgacaaaattaaaattatctaGAAAAGAATATGTCTTATTCAATGGGAAATAATTTGTCTCATGTAATAATGGAAGCAGGATTGCTTGTTGTTGAATCCATAAATGCTATTGCACAGTTGCTGAAATATTGCTGACTTTGTTGCTATTTGGCTTGATTTagatttttatctctttcatcttttttttagaTAACATgtgtggagcagcagctcctaTTAAATCCACAGTCCAATCCGCTTTTCACACCAGTCCCAGTAATGGAAGGAGTTACCCCTCTGGAAGACTGTGTTCTTTCTTTTAGCCAGTTCACTGGTGCAGAGAGAGACTCCCTGGTTTATCTGGCAGGACTACTAGGAGCCAGGTATGTCTCCTGTCaccatttcttcttgttcttaTGCAGGCAGTGTGATGAAATCCAtttatgcatttcatttcttttttattagaaTTAAAGCTCTTCTGGATTCTGTTCATTTATAAAACTTAATGCGGAAGCAATGAGACattattatataattattttattttcctttcctttagaGAAATTTACTCACATTCACACAGCCTAATTTCTACCAGAATACACTCACTCTCATACAATGACTGAGTCTCAGTAAATTTTTGCTCAAAAAACCTAGTTTTTCAGATGTGAGGTTTTCCGAGTTGTCCTTCAGTTGTCCAGGAGTGGACCATTGTTCCTCTTTTTCAGTACTGTCTGGTTCAGCCTTATAACCAGTGATAGTGCACCATTTCTTAGGAGCTGCAATGGTGAATTATTTGCTTCTAATTCATCAGGATCTttgaaaaacattaagaaaaacatatttagtCATGAGGTGGCAAAATTGTATAGCTTAGAGTATCATTTGTAGTCTGTTTGAACTAAATTTTTTGCTGGTGAGTTCTCAGTCCTGTTGTCTTCTTGGAAAATTGGGTCCTTGatgataaaagaaaaactaatatAAAGAAAACTATTGTGGATTTTGAAATAACGCTTGTTGCTTCCAGAAAGGAATCCTGCCTGTCCCATTAATCTTGCAGAAGAACATTAGGCCTCGTGTATGATTTGGAAATGGGATATGTGACAAAGTCTGGAGTATgagaaatgttaatgttttcaaTACTGATAGAAGCAAAACATTGctgtttaattattattttttttcatgtaggtTAGGCTGTCAAGTGCAAAGTGGATGGCCTTAGATAATTCTACTGGTTCATTTTCTGTTGCTTGAATGCATTTTGTAATAGTTTAAACGTGCCccagattaattattttttttaatgactaaatGAATGTTTTATTAATCTAATTTTAGAGTCCAAGAATTCTTTGTGCGGAAAGCCAATGCAAAAAAGGGAATGTTTGCCAGTACTCATCTGGTGGTGAGAGAACCGGATGGTTCCAAGTATGAAGCTGCGAAGAAGTGGAATTTGCCTGCAGTCACTGTTGCTTGGCTTTTGCAGTCTGCAAGGACAGGAAAGAGAGCAGATGAAAGCAAGTTCTTGGTTGAAAATGCAGAGGCTGGAGGTTGGTTATTAGTAAGTTAGGGAATATGACTGTGTGATTATATTGTTTGTTCACACTGAGGAAGGCAGgtatgatgaatttttttttcccctaataccTTCGAAGTATTAGAGATAgagggtatttttttaattttttgtttttcttctggtattgAGTTGTGTTTATAGAAGTGAAACTGTGTGTTTGCTGTAAGTCTCTTGGAGCTAGTGGAGTCTTGTGGTTATCAGTCATTTGGGAATCAAGCTCAGTGTCTCAGCATTGTCCTTTCTGACATATGCTGCTCTGTAGGTTGCATGAGAATTGATGTGAGATCCAGCTTAGAACTTTCATACTTGTTGATCTGCAATGATGTGATTCCCCTCTGCTCAGTCCTCTATGCCTACTTCATCTTCTGatgcttctcctccttttccagttATTTCACACCTTCTATTTGGCGGTATTTCTTCTATATTAAGATGCAGACAACAGTGATTTAATACTGAATGTTAGCAAACCTGTTTTACCAGTACCATTGTGAATTAATTATATGGGTCACTAAGTCAGAGGACAAAAGGTATGTTGTTGGCATAGGCGTGTCTTATctgtatattatatttttaaggaaaagaagtGGGTGCGCAGGGAAAATAAGCAGTGAAATGTAAAAGCAATTCTTGTACTAATATTTTTGAGCTGTAAAGATGATGAGTCATGCTTATCTAGAAGCGTTTATGATGGATAGGGGCTTATGATGGATAATGATAGGGGATTATGATGGATAAGGGCTTATTGCTGTCTAAATCTTGATCCTGTTGATCCAAAACTGTAAGGGACTGGAAGTGTACGTAGTGACCTGAAGAGGTGTGATTCAGTTATGAATACAAAAGAAACTTTATGTTGCGTGGAAAGTAAGGAGCCAGGGAGGAGTTACCTTTAATGTTGAAAGCGAAGGGTTTGTTGTGTATTACATTCTTTTTCTTGGATTTGTATTTTAATAGCTGTTGTACCACATATGTGAGCTATACGGATCTGTGTGGAACTGCAAACAGTGTGAGCAGGCCAGGCGTTGCTAGCTCTTTTTCAGACTCTTAGGGTCAAGCTCAGTACCAGTGTAATTCAAACTAAGTAGTTAACTGGAAGAGACACAAGATactggcttttaaaatataatcGTCACTGTACAGCATTTATTGGGGGGGGATgtgaatttttttggggggaaaaggaaggTCAGATGAACTTTTAGTTGTTGTTCAAATAAAGGTGTATGTGAGATctgtattcaaaagaaaaatcgtATTGCTTgtttatattttccttctgtcttttaaagATGGGGAGAGTTGCATTACTCAGCTTAGCAAGACACCACCAACTGTTAAATCTCCTGATTCAGAGCAACCTACTTATCTCCTTGAAGCTGGAAAAAAGCCAGCTGTGACTCCTCTTGATATCAACAGGTTCCAGAGTAAAGCTTTCCAAGCTGTAATCTCTCATCATATTGGGACGAAGACAACTCCTCTTGTGCAAGGGGGGCTGCCACAAAAAGAGCCATCTTTACATCTTGATACACCATCAAAATTTCTTTCCAAAGACAAGTTATTCAAGCCTTCTTTTGATGTAAAGGTGATCATCTTTGCAAATTTTTGTCTGTAGAGCCATTAGGGTTAAAGATGAGCATAAACTTAAATACAGTACAGAAACCCGTGCTTACCCTTTCGTATACTGTTAACATGCAGACTTTCTTTTTTGAATAAACCCAGGAAAACTGGCTCTGTTTGTTGATATATATATTTCTAGCTAATGACCTGTGGACTAAATTTATTGACTAGTAAATGCTGTAATGTCTTTAACAAAGCTCCTTTATGCTTATTGCATCACATGCTCATGTGTTCTGCGCCTCACACAGTACACAGTCTGTGTTCTTTACACTTAAGGCTGAGAAATGTAACGAGAAGGTTTATAATTGCTCCAGATAGAAACaagtgtttgcttgttttttcgaTGAAATGCTACTTTAATGAGATGTTTTAATGTAATAGCTGTATAGCAATTTCAAAACTGTTATTGCAAGTTGAAAAATGCATTGGCGTTTTGGGTTCATTGTCTCATTCTGAAGGCCACAAGAGGCTAGAAAAACTAGTCTTAGAACAAAGAAACTACTGACACTTATGAAGTATCTGTGCTGGAATAGCTCTGGAATGACTCAAGTGTGCTTTAGAAGGtttgaggtttatttttcatttttgaggcCTTATCTGAAAGATGAATGCACTGAATTCCTGcaaagtttgttgggtttttgggggggttatttgtgggttggttttcttgttgtgttttttaaccCCTCTGCCTGCAATAGAACAAACACGTATTACAAAACCAGAAGAATCTATTGTTCTTTTTAGTTAGTTCTGCTTcgtgaagagaaggctccagcgagaccttatagcggccttacagtacctaaaggggatctacaagaaagatggggaaggactctttatcagggattgtagtgataggacaagggataatatttttaaactgaaagagggtagattagattagatattaggaagaaattctctattctgagggtggtgagacactggaacaggttgcccagagaagctgtggatgccccatccctggaagtgttcaaggccaggctggatggggctttgagcaacctggtctagcagaagCTGTTCCTGCCCACGGGAGGGCGGTggagatgagctttaaggtcccttccaacccagacgattctgtgattcaattTATACTCTGCTTTTTGAAATCCAGTAGTTTACCAGACTGATAAATTTTCGAAAGCAAGATGTTCTATAtcaaaaatttctctttttcaaaaaaggGCAGGAGGAAATTTGGTGTTTTAAAGGTGCAGATAGAATCACATACTCATGCAACATGTAGGGGCAGGTATTAGTAAATTAAAGTAATTGTCTGGAGTTGGCTACTCGCTTTTCCATTGAAGGCAGTTTTCATTGATGTCAGTGAAAAGAGAGATTAATaacctgttcttccttttttgcttATTAAGACTTTAAGATTGGGATTGTCTTGTACTGCTTTTGTGCAATGGTACTACAGTTGCACTTCCTAGCTAGTAGTACACCATCCTAGTTTTGTTTGAAATCTTACTGCAAACTATATTTGTGAAACTTGCACTTGAGTGAGAATTTTGTAATGTGTTCATGAAAGTCAGtccattgcttcttttttttgtagGATGCTCTGGCAGCTTTGGAAACTCCAGGAGGTCCTGATCAAAAAAACAGGAAACTGAGCACACCTCTCTCTGAAGTCATCGGCAGAAATTTGAAATTGGCACTGGCAAACAGCACAAGGCATACAGTAGCTCTTACTGCCAGCCCTCAGTTGACCACTGCACATCCAGAAGTGGTAGGAAATTCTGATTCTAAGTTTCTGGAGCATAGGCTTAATTACGAAAATGCCATATCTTTCTTGATTTAAGTTACAAAGGAGTTTGTGAATTGTGCTATTTGAGTAGAAATCCATATGATTATGCATTCGTCAATGACAGTTAAAGGAAGGTAAGATAGAAGAGTTTCCTTCTGGGAGgcaaagaattttaaaacctttttctacTGTCTGTACTACTATCTTGAATATTAAGCAGTTGCTAAGTAACATGGCATATAAATATGTACCAATTTAGTCTTTGTAGTATTGGGATGAGAGGATTTCATCACACTTAAGAAATTCCCAGGCTCCAGATGAGcaagattaaatattttgtcGTGGACTAAAGTTAGGAGTTCTTTAGTGCATGTGTTGTCTTTTCCTATCTTCCTCTGTAACgtactgcttttctgctttctgggaGGCACAAGGTGTGATCAGTTGCTTATTCCCTTATAAAGACACATTATGTCATCATTTCTTGTAGTCATCTTGCCTCTTCAGTCTAATCCACCCTagtgagagaaaacagaaaaagatgtaGGAGGAAAGGGAGCTTTTATGTATTGCTTGCCGTTTTAGTACACTGTTTACTGTAGAGGAGAGGCAAGAAAGCTAATAGCCTTCAGCAAGGGAAGGTTGTCACTTCTTATTTTGTAGCTCcttattcttattttttccacTCCAGTACAATGAAATACTTCTGTGGCATCAAGTTTGATAATTCCCTGATTGCAGTGTTCAGGAAGTGCTCAGtctgtgatggaaggagcagaaTATATTCCAGGCAGACTTGCTGAGAGTGAATCTTTTGTCTTTGGATTCCTAGTGCGTGGAATGGTAATAGTGCTGGGTTTTGACCATGGAGTCTGGGAGAagcaaaaatagagaaaatgtgtTTACCTTAGTTTTGTTGTTACTGCATTTTTTACTGTATGCTTCACtaaatattaaagtatttttgttaCTGATACAGAAACCTTACAAACCTGACTCTCCTGTTTTTATCCCTGCAGCTTGAACAGGAAGAAGAGCCCAAGCCACTTGCCGATGTGGTTATATATGTTAGTAAAAAACTTAGTAAGAAGCAAAGTGAACTGAATGCAGTAGCAGCTTCTCTCGGGGCAGATTACAGGTATGAACTGATTAAAAAGAGCTTCTAAGCTTCTGCACTGATATGATTCTTCGCATTCTAATATGCTTTATCTGCGTGACCTTTTGCTATGGCTAAACGTTAGATTTCACCATCTTAAACAATTTCTATTGCAAAATAAGGCCATCTGCTTCTAACGTGAAATAAGGCCATCTTTCCCCAACGCATCCGCAGTCTCTGTGTTCTTGATAAGTCTGTCTTGGAAAGACTGTTTGTCCTGAAGTCTTCCCAAActgcacattttttaaattatttttttctcttctttttttgaagaaaactatGAAACATGTTTAGTTTTTGCGTGGTTTATAATTTGCTTTATAGTTTAGATTTTGAATCTGATCTGAATTTGTGTGTTTCTCCCTGGCTCAAAACTAATTATTTTACAGATTGTAAGCATGGCTAAGTTAGTGTGTTTAGAAAAGCTTAGGAAAAATAGGATGCCACGAAGAGAAACCACAAACTAAATTTTATGATTTAATACAGAATTCTGCTCCATCTAAATCTGATTTATATATTTTGTTACTGACTTCTATAAGTGTTATCATTCACAGTGTGGACGAGGAAGTTGCCCTTATGTTTGGTAGTAGCTTAGAAATGATGAGGATAATTGCATTAGATAGCTAATactattttttatcattttaaatgttagaatcacacattttgttttattttgagcttCCAGGATTAGTATTTAACTTGCAGCTCAATAtgtcaacaaaagaaaaagctctcTCATGGTGGGTCTTTTCAGAAACTGATTTGAAACTCCACCTacttaaataaaaacaagccaaaaaaactCAAGCGAAATGCCTCCTCTGTATCAGATTTAGTTTTGTTTACTTCAGGAATGCTTTCAAAAGACATGAAGTTATTCTGTCCTGATACTGAGTGCTGTCATTTTTGATGGAGAAAGTGGGCTCGTTGCTTATTTAGGCATAGGCAAAGCAATATTTTAACATGAACAAGGGCTAGGACAATTTCTGAGCAGcagaatttctgtattttagaaatattgTGTCTTCaagttgtattttgttttcttttctagatgGTGCTTTGATGAAACAGTAACACACTTCATCTACAAGGGAGGACAAAATGACAACAATAAGGAGTACAAATCCATTAAAGAATGCGGTATACATATTGTTTCAGAGCACTGGCTTTTAGAGGTACGAAGTTTGCTTTGTTCCCTTATTAAAAGTGAAGGGAAATGTAGGCTTAAAAACAGTTCTATGGCAGTGGATTTTCTGCTTGCATTTAATCTGCATATATATAGGAACTGATGTTTTGCATCCTGCTTTGAATTTATAAATTGTGCGATCAGTTTTCACTGATGTATTCTTACCTTGTTCTCcatgaggagaaaagaaactgtCTTCTATCGACCATTTCTGCTACACATTTCTCAGAACGAGAGCTGcgtttttctcttctgtaaagtaCTTCTTCTGGTGGTGTTCTCATTGTACTTTTCCTATGTTTAGATGTGGAATTTCTCTTTTATCTCAACCAGTTTCTCATCTTTCTTATGTTAACTGGTGTTATTACAGAGTGCCCAAGAATATAAACGGCTTCCTGAATCTCTCTTTCCTCACACTTACAATCCCAAAATGAGCCTGGACATCAGTGCAGTGCAAGACGTCAGGCTCTCTTCCTCCAGTAAGCTTCCATCAACTGGAAAACCAGCAGAGGAAAATGAGGTATAACATGTGATAAGAATTCATGCTCTATGAGGTGATTTGGATTCAGTTAACTTAATTGTTGTATTaacatattaataaaaaatgttgATGCTTATTCAGTGATGCCCTGAATCAGGTTTAGCTAGTAATTAATAGTAGCTGTTGCAGATGTTCCTTAAGTTTTTTCTGCATATGTAATATTTCCATTCTAGGGCAGTATAGGGAAACACAGGCATTTCAGGATTAGAAGTGCTTTCCGAATTTGAAATGATGTGGGTCCagtctttgctttctcttgtAGGTAACAAGATCCAAAGTGTGAACTTGCCTTAGTAGACATTTACAGTGCAGAATAGGTGTTGTCACTGGTGCTTCACTGTTTTACTGTCATTTCAGTGGCAGAAAGGTTAGATTTACTCTAAAGCAAGATGAATAATCATCAGAATTTATGCATGTGTTGAACATGggttaaaaccaaaaaattttgGTGTTTTAGATTATTCCGGTGGATGAAGATGATGTAACTACTGACCAAATAAAGGAAATGGTTGCTGCAGGGGATGAACAAATCGTAACAAGTGAAGCCAAAGGAGgtaaatgttttcaaaaaaattgtGGAACACCAAACTATCAAAATGAGCCTTCTGCAGTTTCAGGTGATCAATGTTAAGATCTGGAAGCTTTAGGTACTATATTTATGCTGCTGGATGAGAGGAAAGAGTTTTGCTCTCTATTTTAAAGACTTTGACAGCCCATAAGAAAATCATAATCATCTGTTGGAAATTATTTAATCggcatttctttgttttaaaacactgatgTTCATCTTCAACATGACAAATCTCTGGTTTAgagtatatctttttttttatgtaaataaatgtgtTACTGGAGAATTGTGGATATAAGTTAGATTGATGTGAGCAAATTCAGAAGTGAGCCAAATGGAGATTTCTCCTTGTGTCTAGGAATAGCTGACACAGGACATACATAGTTTCCCTAGATATTTTTCCCCCACATATCTTTTCCTCTCCTTAATGTCTTGTCTTTGTCCTGatgagggggtggcagggggaagTTGACTGgcatttcatttacttttcactTGTTACAATATAACAGTCTTGATCTTTGAGTTTTGTTCCTTCTCTTAAGTTTTAACGCAAGCACTAGAAATGAGGGAGAACTTCCAAAGGCAGCTGCAGGAGATCATGTCTGCCACATCGTTAGTAAAACCACAAGGGCAAAGAGGATCCCTTTCAAGGAACAGTTCTGATGGTTTTCCAACCACTCCTGATAGCACACGGTCTGTGCGAAATGGCCGCAGTAGGGCATTGGAAGCTCTAAGGTATTGATTTGTGTTTCAAAGTATATTATTTTGTTCTTCCTGCGCATACTCAGACATTCATTGAAACATTAACAGGTCTCCAGGGTTTTCAGATGTATTGTCTTTCTCTACTGGTGTACTTAAGTTGCTTCTCTTGCAATTCAGAATCTTTAACTGGACATGCTAGATAAAGTCAGAATGTTATCTTAATCCATAGCGGGtatcttttttttcaaaaaaatcacaaaacagtATGATTGCTTTTTAGTTTTGATTTGAATTGTGCcaactgatttctttctcttcagattGGTTAGTGTTCTTAcagatttttaagaaagcaatgcTGCATTTTTTCAGTACATAGGTCATATACAAGCAGTAGGTATTCCTGCAAAGTACCTCTGTGaatgtttctcctcttttctttttcttttctctctaagCATAGAATAGGATTTGAACTCCAACAATTGAGCTACAGTGAGAAAGTAATGGAAACCT of Rissa tridactyla isolate bRisTri1 chromosome 2, bRisTri1.patW.cur.20221130, whole genome shotgun sequence contains these proteins:
- the TOPBP1 gene encoding DNA topoisomerase 2-binding protein 1 isoform X3, with amino-acid sequence MKGSKEPFFVKFIKSSGNSEYFFKALESIKEFQSEEHLQILEEETALNVKENDKSLYVCDPFRGVVFNHLKKLGCRIVGPQVVLYCMQSQRCVPRAEYPVYNMTMADVTVSCTSLEKDVREEVHKYVEMMGGRVYRDLNMSVTHLIAGEVGSKKYLVAASLKIPILLPSWVKTLWDKSQQSIMRYTDVNVEDYACPVFLGCTICVTGLSSSDRKEVQRLTAEHGGQYTGQLKMNECTHLIVQEPKGQKYECAKKWNVHCVSVQWFSDSIEKGFCQDETIYKIEAASKLSNTPTTSTPTNHANNPDNHTLSDVSHISNINLSGVNETACSSAMSSRLDPLPDELENLDISSFRAPEDLLDGCRIYLCGFSGRKLDKMRRLINCGGGVRFNQLNEDVTHVILGENNDELQHFLNKTAHRPHVVTAKWLLESFSKGYLRPVEQYIPLNYQLPENPILEQPGMKSILPKNNSLLKKEAVNVIKHQKAADDDFLSQYINNDSTLDEVEKLTSVTISDVTHLTVQGENQSSICNGSLRESSALSEGGLFVKKRFLLLGFSEEDESCITDIIVENAGKILPLQSRTIADYAVVPLLGCTVKPTVGDVVTNTWLITCVEQQLLLNPQSNPLFTPVPVMEGVTPLEDCVLSFSQFTGAERDSLVYLAGLLGARVQEFFVRKANAKKGMFASTHLVVREPDGSKYEAAKKWNLPAVTVAWLLQSARTGKRADESKFLVENAEAGDGESCITQLSKTPPTVKSPDSEQPTYLLEAGKKPAVTPLDINRFQSKAFQAVISHHIGTKTTPLVQGGLPQKEPSLHLDTPSKFLSKDKLFKPSFDVKDALAALETPGGPDQKNRKLSTPLSEVIGRNLKLALANSTRHTVALTASPQLTTAHPEVLEQEEEPKPLADVVIYVSKKLSKKQSELNAVAASLGADYRWCFDETVTHFIYKGGQNDNNKEYKSIKECGIHIVSEHWLLESAQEYKRLPESLFPHTYNPKMSLDISAVQDVRLSSSSKLPSTGKPAEENEIIPVDEDDVTTDQIKEMVAAGDEQIVTSEAKGVLTQALEMRENFQRQLQEIMSATSLVKPQGQRGSLSRNSSDGFPTTPDSTRSVRNGRSRALEALRQSRQALADINTEPSQSEQIIWDDPTAREERARLVSNFQWPNSPSQYTEHGQSNANKNMDESAFKGSLADAEVAAIAVPEAGDGDLIEGLKNPVCRDPETPIKDHLIPTPQAPSIAFPLANPPVAPQPKEKAVTEDEKADEEPEKHRKFQLSSLNPPERFDYCHLIEELGGIVLEKQCFDPSCTHIVVGHPLRNEKFLASMAAGKWVLHRSYLEACRGAGCFVQEEDYEWGSNSILNVLPGINVNQKKLALAAMRWRKKIHKGRQETGTVEGAFSGWKVILNVDQTKEAGFRRLLQSGGAKVFSGHSVSLFKEATHLFADFSKLKPDDARVNVAEAAAQGVNCLKPEYIADYLIQDPPPPMESYCLPEAVSYLQNNTELGTGLSQKRKALGEMSKVKRSRIH
- the TOPBP1 gene encoding DNA topoisomerase 2-binding protein 1 isoform X1, with the protein product MKGSKEPFFVKFIKSSGNSEYFFKALESIKEFQSEEHLQILEEETALNVKENDKSLYVCDPFRGVVFNHLKKLGCRIVGPQVVLYCMQSQRCVPRAEYPVYNMTMADVTVSCTSLEKDVREEVHKYVEMMGGRVYRDLNMSVTHLIAGEVGSKKYLVAASLKIPILLPSWVKTLWDKSQQSIMRYTDVNVEDYACPVFLGCTICVTGLSSSDRKEVQRLTAEHGGQYTGQLKMNECTHLIVQEPKGQKYECAKKWNVHCVSVQWFSDSIEKGFCQDETIYKIEAASKLSNTPTTSTPTNHANNPDNHTLSDVSHISNINLSGVNETACSSAMSSRLDPLPDELENLDISSFRAPEDLLDGCRIYLCGFSGRKLDKMRRLINCGGGVRFNQLNEDVTHVILGENNDELQHFLNKTAHRPHVVTAKWLLESFSKGYLRPVEQYIPLNYQLPENPILEQPGMKSILPKNNSLLKKEAVNVIKHQKAADDDFLSQYINNDSTLDEVEKLTSVTISDVTHLTVQGENQSSICNGSLRESSALSEGGLFVKKRFLLLGFSEEDESCITDIIVENAGKILPLQSRTIADYAVVPLLGCTVKPTVGDVVTNTWLITCVEQQLLLNPQSNPLFTPVPVMEGVTPLEDCVLSFSQFTGAERDSLVYLAGLLGARVQEFFVRKANAKKGMFASTHLVVREPDGSKYEAAKKWNLPAVTVAWLLQSARTGKRADESKFLVENAEAGDGESCITQLSKTPPTVKSPDSEQPTYLLEAGKKPAVTPLDINRFQSKAFQAVISHHIGTKTTPLVQGGLPQKEPSLHLDTPSKFLSKDKLFKPSFDVKDALAALETPGGPDQKNRKLSTPLSEVIGRNLKLALANSTRHTVALTASPQLTTAHPEVLEQEEEPKPLADVVIYVSKKLSKKQSELNAVAASLGADYRWCFDETVTHFIYKGGQNDNNKEYKSIKECGIHIVSEHWLLESAQEYKRLPESLFPHTYNPKMSLDISAVQDVRLSSSSKLPSTGKPAEENEIIPVDEDDVTTDQIKEMVAAGDEQIVTSEAKGVLTQALEMRENFQRQLQEIMSATSLVKPQGQRGSLSRNSSDGFPTTPDSTRSVRNGRSRALEALRQSRQALADINTEPSQSEQIIWDDPTAREERARLVSNFQWPNSPSQYTEHGQSNANKNMDESAFKGSLADAEVAAIAVPEAGDGDLIEGLKNPVCRDPETPIKDHLIPTPQAPSIAFPLANPPVAPQPKEKAVTEDEKADEEPEKHRKFQLSSLNPPERFDYCHLIEELGGIVLEKQCFDPSCTHIVVGHPLRNEKFLASMAAGKWVLHRSYLEACRGAGCFVQASFSGWKVILNVDQTKEAGFRRLLQSGGAKVFSGHSVSLFKEATHLFADFSKLKPDDARVNVAEAAAQGVNCLKPEYIADYLIQDPPPPMESYCLPEAVSYLQNNTELGTGLSQKRKALGEMSKVKRSRIH